The following is a genomic window from Hyperolius riggenbachi isolate aHypRig1 chromosome 4, aHypRig1.pri, whole genome shotgun sequence.
gtgatgtatcccacccacctgtgatgtatcccacccacctgtgatgtatcccacccacctgtgatgtatcccacccacctgtgatgtatcccacccacctgtaccccacctgtgatgtatcccacccacctgtgatgtatcccacccacctgtgatgtatcccacccacctgtaccccacctgtgatgtatcccacccacctgtgatgtatcccacccacctgtaccccacctgtgatgtatcccacccacctgtgatgtatcccacccacctgtaccccacctgtgatgtatcccacccacctgtgatgtatcccacccacctgtgatgtatcccacccacctgtaccccacctgtgatgtatcccacccacctgtgatgtatcccacccacctgtgatgtctcccacccacctgtgatgtctcccacccatctgcgatgtgcacataaaacatacacaatgaccaattattaaacatcaatttattgtaaaaaattaagacatttaaaatcacttaaaaacttgaaactccaaaataaacacatttcaacaaaacatattaaaaaccaaacattcaccctcgtcctggtggtgtggtaaaataaagtctcagttggtccctgttccgcagtgacactacccttggcctggttgcatacctccgcaggggcattagtggaagcacattcgggggttccggagtctctctttcctcctgccgcacaaagttgtggaggatgcatgctgccttcaccacgacaactgcgttgcccggtttcagcagcatgggcgtgtggaacaccctccactttgacaccaggatcccaaatgtgcactccaccattctccttgcacggctcaaccgagcattgaagtgtagctggctggcatcaagtcccctgtctgggtacggacgcattacatggtcggacagggcgaaggcctcgtcccccacaaacacataggggtaggccggtgcccttgtcccaggccagggtctgtcacgggggagacgcagtctgccttcctccatcagccggcaaagggtcgtacgctggaaaattccagagtcattggaactaccgtacgaccccacgtccacgtacacaaacttgtagtccgcatctgccactgccattagaacaatgctgaagtattttttatagttgaaataatggctgccactccccacgggtttctgaatccggatgtgtttcccatccagtgcgccaacacaattaggaaacttgcactcggtccagaagccctgggcgatctcctcccattttgtggtgtccggcacaggcatgtatctggccctcagtcgcgtccaaaggatcctcgaagtcctcacgacgatgcctgccaccgtgctcttcccaatacgaaatgtgacatgtagcgatgtatatgtttgtccagttgcgatgtacctacaagagaaataatcgaaatcaatttttcatgtcgttacaggagaaaggttcaagacaaggtggcgcaatatacgtgatgcatacgtgaaatggctacggaagaaaaaacttgccgaacgaagtggcagtggcgggggaaagcgacaaaaagactaccaatttgccaagcaattgtctttcatcaatgcaagcctggaacctagactgtaagtaccactactgtgggcaggaactgagagctcattttagcagacaactaccatgacttcggccatgtattgctataaactggcctcaattcccatggctagcaaacttttctcacaagctttatcaaatgtttggtagaaacggttgataaagtgtttgctagtgtttgctagctctgtgaattgacgccacatgctgtttggcacaccaatatatattgtttttatctacaggactgaagacaatttggagcaagaggaaccgacccaggaggcacggttcagcagtgaggagagcttggtggatgatgacgtcgccgatgtaacctattgccccgaggagaggagtaggaggagggagtccttagctatcccagctctctcctttgatgatgacttggtagAAGAGagtttggatgttgaggttgcaggaccgagtgtggaagaagctgcacctccacaatcgaccgctatggaagatccaggggaacaagaacaaagtgaggagcaccaagagactgcagcacaaccagcgcgcagggcaaccccgacacaggccagaggacgggaagatgctgccacaccaccagtgaggaccaccccaccagtgaggcgtcgaggtaccctccccccaacaaggagagagacagagtccgagatgtccggggctgtctccggacttctcgggattcttcagagccaccaaactctcataacccggcagttgcaagatgaggacaggggccatatcatggagcagtacaagtcccacatcacttcactgcaatgtgagctcgacgctgtacatgggcactacagggacgagcttaaaataatgcatgagatgcacagaggagaaatcgaccaactgcgtgcgcagcatcatcagtcggtgggccagctgcagaacatgatgcagcaaatgcatcaacaaagcaaggaactactgaaattgcaggcacacccgtgttttcacactgtgatgtctctaataccatatttggaaaaggtgccttcccaaaacatgatggcgtgccattccactttgctggaggtgatcaaacaacacatggacacgccattattgcaaccaccaatttttagaccccccacaaccaacagcggtgcccacctggcaatcatcacagatgtacaccggctacagaggcagtcaatatgggccaccgctgtcagggtccagctcatccacgaccagcacccaagagagtccagatttccaggcagcaactcccaccttttctagtagtggtgccgatacaatttgaaaaaaaaagtcaaattgttcctggacatgctcctctgaatacctccgatcctcggaggaaggataccatcccagggctttttagcccaaccttttccctgccccatctccttcaaccaaggttcagaggtgttcagatgaccatgtcagggaacttttgtttttgctggacttgaactttagggcctggtgtccccgaaagacactacctgggtcacaaccttgtgcctgttgcactgcacctgtagtcctgcacctgtgcctttgattcctcttgttccttactttgttgttcctaatcacttgcacaagacccttggagccatgggtgaaggacaccttcactggtcggtgagaggcctagccttttcactgacctgtgtccttcatccatggctcagagggtcctgtgccagtggttaggttttagaagcactaaaaatttagggcctggtgtccccgaaagacactacctgtagtcctgctcctctgccatcggttcctcttgctcctcactttgttcttgttcctaatcacttgcacaagacccttgaaaccatggatgaaggacacctacactggtcggtgagaggcctagccttttcactgacctgtgtccttcatccatggctcagagggtcatgtgccagtggttaggtttttaaagcacttcaattttagggcctggtgtccccgaaagacactacctgggtcacaaccttgtgcctgttgcactgcacctgtagtcatgcacctctgccatcggttcctcttgctcctcactttgttcttgttcctaaccacttgcacaagaccctttgaaccatggatgaaggacaccttgactggtcggtgagaggcctagccttttcactgacctgtgtccttcatccatggctcagagggtcctgtgccagtggttaggttttagaagcactaaaaatttagggcctggtgtccccgaaagacactacctgtagtcctgctcctctgccatcggttcctcttgctcctcactttgttcttgttcctaatcacttgcacaagacccttggagccatggatgaaggacacctacactggtcggtgagaggcctagccttttcactgacctgtgtccttcatccatggctcagagggtcctgtgccagtggttaggtttttaaagcacttcaattttagggcctggtgtccccaaaagacactacctgggtcacaaccttgtgcctgttgcactgcacctgtagtcatgcacctctgccatcggttcctcttgctcctcactttgttcttgttcctaaccacttgcacaagaccctttgaaccatggatgaaggacaccttgactggtcggtgagaggcctagccttttcactgacctgtgtccttcatccatggctcagagggtcctgtgccagtggttaggttttagaagcactaacaatttagggcctggtgtccccgaaagacactacctgtagtcctgctcctctgccatcggttcctcttgctcctcactttgttcttgttcctaatcacttgcacaagacccttgaaaccatggatgaaggacacctacactggtcggtgagaggcctagccttttcactgacctgtgtccttcatccatggctcagagggtcatgtgccagtggttaggtttttaaagcacttcaattttagggcctggtgtccccgaaagacactacctgggtcacaaccttgtgcctgttgcactgcacctgtagtcatgcacctctgccatcggttcctcttgctcctcactttgttcttgttcctaaccacttgcacaagaccctttgaaccatggatgaaggacaccttgactggtcggtgagaggcctagccttttcactgacctgtgtccttcatccatggctcagagggtcctgtgccagtggttaggttttagaagcactaaaaatttagggcctggtgtccccgaaagacactacctgtagtcctgctcctctgccatcggttcctcttgctcctcactttgttcttgttcctaatcacttgc
Proteins encoded in this region:
- the LOC137570776 gene encoding uncharacterized protein — protein: MVKDDLRKKDTTFRRAVTPQEQLLITLRYIATGQTYTSLHVTFRIGKSTVAGIVVRTSRILWTRLRARYMPVPDTTKWEEIAQGFWTECKFPNCVGALDGKHIRIQKPVGSGSHYFNYKKYFSIVLMAVADADYKFVYVDVGSYGSSNDSGIFQRTTLCRLMEEGRLRLPRDRPWPGTRAPAYPYVFVGDEAFALSDHVMRPYPDRGLDASQLHFNARLSRARRMVECTFGILVSKWRVFHTPMLLKPGNAVVVVKAACILHNFVRQEERETPEPPNVLPLMPLRRYATRPRVVSLRNRDQLRLYFTTPPGRG